The Quercus robur chromosome 3, dhQueRobu3.1, whole genome shotgun sequence DNA segment GaccatacacacacaaacactaataatttattttatgcaTTCGACTTATGTATTAGTTTTTTCATAGCATTTGAATCTTATAGTTATATTAGATTCTCATATTATGAGAGACGATACATTTATCAAATGCATGAGATACATTCCCCTCACTTACGCACAATAAAACACAATTGCATAATTGCTAGGAAGGTCAATCTAAACTACACCAAATGGTAACTATTAGAAAAGTTCATTGCCTATCCTTTTGTACCAAATGCTGAACAAATTCATTGATATTCTTGTCAGAGCTCCCTCCTTCACTGACTGCTTTCTTGGCCAACTCCCTCCATTTACTAGCATTCTTCTTAATCTGCTGGCTCCTCTCTCCTTCCGTCACTTCCTTCAAACACATTACAAGctcttcttttctcacaactcccTTATCATCCTCCTTGGCTCTTAGCCCCACACCCCAAATCTCCTCCACAAACTTTGCATCTGTCAATTGGTCAGCCCACTTTGGCACTCCCACCATAGGTACCCCAAGGCTCAACCCTTCTAGTGTTGAGTTCCACCCACAGTGTGTTACAAAGCAACCAATGGCTTGGTTTTCCAGCATTTCTAGTTGGTTGCACCATGTCACAATCaaacccttttcttttgttgagtcCATAAACCCATCAGGCAATTTATCTTGGTCAGATTCTTTTACAACCCACAGGAAATGCAAGCCACTCTCCTTCAAACCCCATGCAATTTCTTCCATTTCTTCTAATGTCAAGGAGACCATGCTTCCAAAAGAGACATACACTACTGACTTAGGTGACTTTGTTTCTAGCCATTTGACGTAATCATCACTACGAGGCTCCCATAGACTTGCTCCATATCCTTTGTCATCTTCAATCCTACCATCCAAGTAAGCCGCTGGGACCATTGGTCCGATCAACTTTGCTGGCCAGAGCTTTGATATGCTTCTCGCTTCCTACTCAAACATAAAACacgaaatatttttgttttagtaagcatataataagaaaaagaaaaggtcatTTTAtggtacacaatttttttttgggtaggtaAATACTTACCTAATGCCGCTAAtattctaaatatatattaaataagacAATATACAATATTAACTTGTTAGAACCCCTTTTTATTGTTtctatgaaaacaaaaaaacttgtgtacaaataaaaaagaagtatatactgtaaaattctattttttcgCGCTGCTTCTATGCTAGTGAGAAGAATGACTACATTAACTTGATGGTTTGATGGTAAAATATCAGTAAGTTAACATGATAATTGATAATGGTGATGTTGGTCACATACCTCGGCTTCTAATTCGTCGAAAGTGTTACTAAATATCCAATCAGCCATGTCCAAGTTGGAAAACTGACTTAATTTCATTGCCAAGTACGCTGGATAACTTTCTGGCAACTTAAGAAAACTTGGTAGGTCAGGGGAGTTCAATGGAGGTAGGCCAGGAATGAGTAGTGGTGTAGTTTCAAGCTTCAATGGCAACGAAAGTTTGCCATGGTGTATGAGACAGAATATGTGGGTTACAGTGGCTGAATTGGTAAAGAATGGTGCTCCGTAAATGCCATGTTGCTTAGCAACATCAAGAGCCCATGGCAAAAATGAATCATACACAACACAACTCACAGGAGAACCAGAGTCTTGAAACTTTTGGATGAGTTCAGATAGAGTTCTTGAGCCATTGGCCTTGAATGACTTCAGGAACAAGTCCACTTCTTTTGCTTGTGCAAAGCCATTCTCATCAAACCCATCGGAGATGGGCTCAACACCAACGTTTGCCGTACAAATGGACTTGAGAGTATAACGAGTTGTAGCTATTGTGGCCTTGACCCCTTTTGAGGCTAAACGTTTTGCAAATTGGAGGAGAGGGTTAATGTGACCCTGGCTTGGATATGGGAGCACCACAACGTGACCTCTATACTCTGTTTCCTCCATttctttatgttatttttgtttctcctcAACGATCCTTATTTATAGGCTAGTGAAACTTGTTTTACAGTAAATTTTATCCTAAAATACTAGGACCACAAACTTTTGGCAAATTAAGGGTGGCAGAAAAAATGTGATGGATTCATGTAAAAGTGTAATTACAATTAATTTACCATATAAGATGATCGTGGTAAATGTTGAGATCAGAGAATAACTCATTTTACCCAATAATTAATTAGCTAACATCTTATCTATGCTTTCGTTTTTTCAATAAGAGAAATGCTAACGGATGATGCCCTTAGATCAATGGTttataatccatttaaagaaagtttttataagaaaaaaaaataattaatgttttgatagctttttccatttctcataaaagttgtgtcaaaactttcctaaaatagattgttaataaatcatgaCCCTTTTTATAAAAAGTCTTATTAACGGGTGCCAGtaagacaattgttaataaatcattttagaaaagttttgatatcacttttctgagaaatataaaaaattgtcaaaacaattaattgcttttgttcttttcccataaaaaacttcttaaaataatttctaaaaaccAATACCTTTAGGCcatccattaacatttctctcttttatagataatttaatttaattttatatgaaTAATTCAATATCTAGGAGAGGAGGATTTGAATCTTATCTATGTTTCTTATCATATATCAAAACCGAAGTTTTGGACTTTTATTGAAACTAGCCACGAACTCACGCAttgcgcgtgataattatttttatggtggttttattattattattatttttttacaatttaaactaatctaataataagtaatgtatttcgtaattatatttttatttattataggaaaaatcataaatgtaatataggaacaatccaaaacacaaaaaaaaaaaaaaaaacttaacaatgattaattgaaccaatattaggataaaattttgtttttgataatctattaaggttattttctttgtagaaattatagtTTCGGccgcccaaaacatattatcaaataaacaattattagcaaaatctaagaattaaatttctatacatgcattgttataaaataataataataaattaaaattgcaaaagttaaaatttgtcacctaccaattattttcgtttggctaacctttacttttctttaaataaatggcattataaaGTACTTCTAATataactattaagagtactttgtccaccacaaaggattagaaaataaacaaaaattagtaaagtctcatagtttaacatctacattgagcactataaaaaatcatgctatgtaacagaataaataccaaattatccaaatcatgctttgtaatagaataatattatatttttatatgctatatttaatttttttagaatgcaataggataacatttaacaatcaaaaagaaa contains these protein-coding regions:
- the LOC126718603 gene encoding UDP-glycosyltransferase 74B1-like yields the protein MEETEYRGHVVVLPYPSQGHINPLLQFAKRLASKGVKATIATTRYTLKSICTANVGVEPISDGFDENGFAQAKEVDLFLKSFKANGSRTLSELIQKFQDSGSPVSCVVYDSFLPWALDVAKQHGIYGAPFFTNSATVTHIFCLIHHGKLSLPLKLETTPLLIPGLPPLNSPDLPSFLKLPESYPAYLAMKLSQFSNLDMADWIFSNTFDELEAEEARSISKLWPAKLIGPMVPAAYLDGRIEDDKGYGASLWEPRSDDYVKWLETKSPKSVVYVSFGSMVSLTLEEMEEIAWGLKESGLHFLWVVKESDQDKLPDGFMDSTKEKGLIVTWCNQLEMLENQAIGCFVTHCGWNSTLEGLSLGVPMVGVPKWADQLTDAKFVEEIWGVGLRAKEDDKGVVRKEELVMCLKEVTEGERSQQIKKNASKWRELAKKAVSEGGSSDKNINEFVQHLVQKDRQ